Proteins from one Flavobacterium sp. N2038 genomic window:
- a CDS encoding DUF6660 family protein — MKWISTILLVYILALLVVPCSDVYNSCTDTNSKIQEASHSHSQDNDDHCTPFCQCSCCSVSVVKFQFKLPDFNLPQQTYTVKNSVIRDCQVISRYSGSIWQPPKFFA, encoded by the coding sequence ATGAAATGGATATCAACAATATTATTAGTATACATTCTGGCGCTTCTTGTAGTGCCATGCAGTGATGTATATAATAGTTGTACAGACACCAATTCAAAAATACAGGAGGCTAGTCACAGCCATAGTCAGGATAATGACGATCATTGCACACCTTTTTGCCAATGTTCATGCTGCAGTGTTTCTGTTGTAAAATTCCAGTTTAAGTTACCCGATTTTAATCTTCCACAACAAACTTATACCGTTAAAAATTCGGTTATTAGAGATTGTCAGGTTATTTCCAGATACTCAGGAAGTATATGGCAACCGCCCAAGTTTTTCGCTTAA
- a CDS encoding efflux RND transporter periplasmic adaptor subunit, producing MKVNIKILLAATAILSLISCGQKSNESEGATKETEKSESAKEENHEEEAATIATLTHEQLKSVGIILGTIENKNLTASIKVNGALRVPNNNKANATSLYGGVVKTLKVQLGDYVRKGQVIATIENPQFIQLQEEYLTIGSKITLANQELKRQQELQEGNAGALKNLQSATAEMNALRARKASLQKQIQLMGINPAGINSASLKSALTVTSPVNGTVSSEFAKIGSYVDVSSPVVEIVDNSLIHLDLQVFEKDLPMVKVGQVVNFTLTNNPTTSYTAKVFNIGSSFENESKTVAVHCTVTGNKTGLIDGMNITAMISIGNALTAAVPNDAIAEADGKYYIFAQTDKKAEAEHEHEAESGEKHNEAEEKKIAANSLNFEKIEVSKGVSELGYTAITPVKEIPEGTKIVTKGTFFVNAKLSNSGGHEH from the coding sequence ATGAAAGTCAACATTAAAATTTTGCTTGCTGCTACGGCAATCTTATCATTGATTAGTTGCGGACAAAAAAGCAATGAGAGTGAGGGAGCAACAAAAGAAACGGAAAAATCCGAGTCTGCAAAGGAAGAGAATCACGAGGAAGAAGCAGCTACAATTGCTACTTTGACACACGAGCAGTTAAAATCTGTGGGAATTATTCTGGGAACGATTGAAAATAAAAATCTTACCGCTTCAATTAAAGTGAATGGAGCTTTAAGAGTTCCGAATAACAATAAAGCAAATGCGACGTCATTGTATGGCGGAGTTGTTAAAACACTTAAGGTGCAATTAGGTGATTATGTTCGTAAAGGACAGGTTATTGCAACAATCGAAAATCCGCAGTTTATACAGTTGCAGGAGGAATATCTAACTATTGGAAGTAAAATCACACTGGCAAATCAGGAATTGAAGCGTCAGCAAGAACTTCAGGAAGGGAATGCAGGGGCTCTGAAAAATTTGCAGAGCGCAACTGCCGAGATGAATGCGCTTCGGGCACGTAAAGCATCATTACAGAAACAAATTCAGCTTATGGGAATAAATCCGGCTGGAATTAATTCAGCTTCATTAAAATCAGCATTAACAGTTACAAGTCCGGTGAACGGAACGGTAAGCAGCGAGTTTGCTAAAATAGGAAGTTATGTTGATGTTTCTTCTCCTGTGGTAGAAATTGTAGATAATAGTCTTATTCATCTTGATCTTCAGGTTTTTGAAAAAGATCTTCCGATGGTGAAAGTGGGACAAGTGGTAAATTTTACTTTAACAAATAATCCTACAACTTCTTATACAGCAAAAGTATTTAATATAGGATCATCATTCGAAAACGAAAGTAAAACAGTTGCAGTGCATTGTACTGTAACCGGAAATAAAACAGGATTGATTGACGGAATGAATATCACGGCAATGATAAGTATTGGGAATGCGCTTACAGCTGCAGTACCCAATGATGCAATTGCAGAAGCTGACGGTAAATATTATATTTTTGCCCAAACAGATAAAAAGGCAGAAGCAGAACATGAACATGAAGCTGAATCAGGTGAAAAGCATAATGAGGCCGAAGAAAAGAAAATTGCTGCAAACAGTCTGAATTTTGAAAAAATTGAGGTATCAAAAGGAGTTTCAGAACTTGGATATACAGCTATAACTCCGGTTAAAGAAATCCCGGAAGGAACTAAAATAGTGACCAAAGGAACGTTTTTTGTTAATGCCAAACTAAGTAATTCAGGAGGGCACGAACATTAA
- a CDS encoding CusA/CzcA family heavy metal efflux RND transporter translates to MLDNIIKFSIKNKIVIGIMTLLLIIWGVWSATKLPIDAVPDITNNQVQIFTSCPTLAGQEVEQLVTFPIEQSIATVPKIQEIRSISRFGLSVITVVFDDDTDIYFARQLINERLKEAQDQIPQGAGTPKMAPVSTGLGEVYQYIIHPKKGSKNKYNAKDLRTMQDWIVARQLYGTPGIAEVNSFGGELKQYEVAVNPDRLKAMGVSIPDIFTALQKNNQNTGGAYIDKKPNAYFIRGIGLVTSLDDVKKIVVKNTGAAPIYVSDVAEVRFGKAVRYGALTYNGEVDAVGGVVLMLKGENSNEVVKRIKEKLPTIQKSLPDDVTIEPFLDRTDLVGRAISTVEKNLVEGALIVIFVLVLFLGNLRAGLIVASAIPLAMLFALAMMNVFGVSANLMSLGAIDFGLIVDGAVIVVEATLHHLGARKAMRSLTQDEMDEEVFQSASKIRTSAAFGEIIILIVYIPILTLVGVEGKMFRPMAQTVGFAIFGALILSLTYIPMMCALFLSKKPNHKENFSDRMMQRLQNIYQPLLQKVINIKYAVVGFTSFLFVIAIICFTRMGGEFIPQLQEGDYAFHCILPQGSSLNQSIETSMQASRIIKQFDEVKMVVGKTGAAEVPTDPMPPEATDLMVVLKPQKEWKSGRDYNELADAIMEKLEVIPGVFFEKNQPIQMRFNELMTGIRQDVAVKIFGENLDTLSQYAKEVSEVIQSVPGATSPQVERVSGLPQINIEYDRTRIANYGLTIEDVNDVVSTAFAGKSTGQVYENERRFDLVVRLDSIHRSGIDDVSNLMIPTNTGNQIPLSQVASINYKLGPAQISREAGKRRIVVGFNVAGRDVQSVVEDIQKKLAEKVKLPPGYYFTYGGQFENLQEASARLMVAVPVSLLLIFALLYFTFRSFKQAILIFTAIPMSAIGGIFALMLRGMPFSISAGIGFIALFGVAVLNGIVLIGTFNQLEKEGMSNIFERVREGTIARLRPVLMTATVASLGFLPMAISSSAGAEVQKPLATVVIGGLITATFLTLFVLPLLYIIFNSKFNFKEKFKMKNTTAVILFCLAGLGSANAQERISMDKAVETALKNNQQLGVNEAEIRTAGLNVKTAVDIPKTGIFAENEDYRPSDHTGILKIGLSQSVAWPGLYAARKDYFNEQLKYAELNTGLLNASIKRDVRTAYYKLWYLQDKQLLYKRLDSIYTLLLKTTEVRLKAGDIAALDRIAADAKLQELQAFSDQNKKDMVVQQQQLMMLLNQNEWLLPVEAPLGKAEVVLSENNGTHPLLVLQEQNVKIATSNVSVQKNSNMPEFSGRVFSQRLWGANDPYTGFSATASFPLFGAGYARNKVKAASAEKEVQEKNLAYQTQQMQTQKASSVAEIEKNLSLLNYYETTGLKQADEIMKASALSYRAGEISFAELGQFLSQAVGIRQNYLDILNQYNQSAVQFNYFNNK, encoded by the coding sequence GTGTTAGATAATATAATCAAATTCAGTATAAAGAACAAAATCGTTATTGGTATAATGACTTTGCTTCTAATAATTTGGGGCGTCTGGAGCGCTACCAAATTACCAATCGATGCCGTACCTGACATCACAAACAATCAGGTTCAGATATTTACAAGCTGTCCGACGCTTGCAGGTCAGGAAGTCGAGCAGTTGGTAACCTTTCCCATTGAACAAAGTATTGCGACGGTTCCGAAGATTCAGGAAATCAGGAGTATTTCGCGATTTGGACTATCAGTAATAACCGTAGTTTTTGACGATGATACAGACATCTATTTTGCCAGACAGCTGATTAATGAAAGGCTGAAGGAAGCTCAGGATCAAATTCCTCAAGGCGCAGGAACACCCAAGATGGCTCCGGTAAGTACAGGTCTTGGAGAAGTGTATCAGTATATTATTCATCCTAAAAAAGGAAGCAAGAATAAATACAATGCAAAAGATCTTCGTACCATGCAGGACTGGATAGTTGCCAGACAATTGTACGGCACTCCCGGAATTGCAGAAGTAAACAGCTTTGGTGGCGAATTAAAACAATATGAAGTTGCTGTTAATCCCGACAGATTAAAAGCAATGGGTGTGAGTATTCCTGATATTTTTACTGCATTACAAAAAAACAATCAAAATACAGGAGGTGCTTATATCGATAAAAAACCTAATGCTTACTTTATTAGGGGAATAGGTCTTGTTACTTCGCTGGACGACGTAAAAAAGATTGTAGTAAAGAATACCGGTGCAGCACCAATTTATGTAAGTGATGTAGCCGAAGTACGATTTGGTAAGGCAGTTAGATACGGTGCTTTGACTTATAATGGAGAAGTGGATGCTGTAGGAGGTGTTGTCCTCATGCTAAAAGGTGAAAACAGTAATGAGGTGGTTAAGCGCATAAAAGAAAAATTACCAACGATCCAGAAATCACTTCCTGATGATGTTACTATTGAACCATTTTTAGATCGTACCGATTTGGTTGGCAGAGCAATTAGTACAGTTGAAAAAAATCTTGTTGAAGGGGCATTGATTGTAATTTTTGTGTTGGTACTGTTTTTAGGAAATCTTCGTGCAGGTTTAATTGTGGCTTCTGCCATTCCGCTTGCGATGCTTTTTGCACTAGCCATGATGAATGTCTTTGGTGTAAGTGCCAATTTAATGTCTCTTGGGGCTATTGATTTTGGTCTTATTGTCGATGGAGCCGTAATTGTTGTAGAAGCAACGTTACATCATTTAGGAGCGCGAAAAGCGATGCGAAGTCTTACACAGGATGAAATGGACGAAGAAGTTTTTCAGTCTGCATCAAAAATACGCACAAGTGCAGCGTTTGGAGAAATTATCATATTAATCGTTTATATTCCAATTCTGACTCTTGTTGGAGTAGAAGGGAAAATGTTTCGCCCAATGGCGCAGACAGTTGGTTTTGCCATTTTTGGAGCCTTGATTTTGTCGCTGACATACATCCCGATGATGTGTGCTTTGTTTTTATCTAAAAAGCCAAATCATAAAGAGAATTTTAGTGACAGAATGATGCAGAGACTTCAGAATATTTATCAGCCTTTGCTTCAAAAAGTAATAAACATTAAGTATGCAGTAGTTGGTTTTACAAGTTTTTTATTTGTGATTGCTATCATTTGTTTTACCAGAATGGGCGGAGAGTTTATTCCGCAGCTTCAGGAAGGTGATTATGCGTTTCACTGTATTCTTCCGCAAGGAAGTTCGCTGAATCAGAGTATAGAAACCTCAATGCAGGCATCGAGAATAATTAAACAATTTGACGAGGTTAAAATGGTGGTTGGTAAAACCGGAGCTGCAGAAGTTCCAACAGATCCAATGCCTCCCGAAGCAACAGATTTAATGGTTGTTTTAAAACCTCAGAAAGAATGGAAATCTGGCAGAGACTACAATGAACTTGCAGATGCCATTATGGAGAAGCTTGAAGTTATTCCGGGAGTTTTCTTCGAAAAAAATCAACCTATCCAGATGCGATTTAATGAGCTTATGACGGGGATCAGACAGGATGTTGCTGTAAAAATATTTGGTGAAAATCTGGATACACTTTCGCAATATGCAAAAGAAGTAAGCGAAGTTATACAAAGTGTTCCGGGTGCAACTTCGCCACAGGTAGAAAGAGTAAGTGGTTTGCCACAGATCAATATAGAATATGACAGAACCCGTATTGCTAACTATGGACTTACTATAGAAGACGTAAATGATGTAGTAAGTACGGCTTTTGCAGGAAAAAGTACAGGACAAGTGTATGAAAATGAAAGACGTTTTGATTTGGTAGTTCGTTTAGACAGTATTCACAGAAGCGGAATTGATGATGTAAGTAATTTGATGATTCCTACCAATACAGGAAATCAGATTCCGCTTTCTCAGGTTGCAAGTATCAATTATAAACTGGGGCCGGCACAGATTAGCAGGGAAGCTGGAAAACGCCGAATTGTGGTAGGATTTAATGTAGCAGGACGAGATGTTCAAAGTGTTGTTGAGGATATACAGAAGAAGTTAGCCGAAAAAGTAAAATTACCACCGGGTTATTATTTTACCTACGGTGGGCAGTTTGAAAATCTTCAGGAAGCAAGTGCACGTTTAATGGTTGCTGTTCCGGTATCACTGCTTTTAATTTTTGCATTGCTGTATTTTACATTCCGTTCCTTTAAACAGGCTATTTTGATATTTACCGCAATTCCGATGAGTGCTATAGGCGGTATTTTTGCTTTAATGCTTAGAGGAATGCCATTTAGTATCAGTGCCGGAATTGGTTTTATTGCTTTGTTTGGTGTTGCGGTACTGAACGGTATTGTTTTGATAGGCACTTTTAACCAGCTTGAAAAAGAAGGTATGAGTAATATTTTTGAAAGGGTAAGAGAAGGAACTATTGCCAGACTTCGCCCCGTATTAATGACAGCGACGGTTGCTTCGTTAGGATTTTTACCAATGGCAATAAGCAGCAGCGCAGGAGCAGAGGTACAAAAACCTTTGGCAACCGTAGTAATTGGAGGATTAATTACAGCGACCTTCCTTACGTTGTTTGTGCTGCCTTTGCTGTACATTATTTTTAATTCGAAATTCAATTTTAAGGAAAAATTTAAAATGAAAAATACAACAGCTGTAATTCTGTTTTGTCTGGCAGGTTTAGGATCTGCAAATGCACAGGAAAGAATTTCAATGGATAAAGCTGTCGAGACAGCTTTGAAAAACAATCAGCAATTGGGAGTAAATGAGGCTGAAATACGAACGGCAGGACTCAATGTAAAAACTGCTGTTGATATTCCTAAAACAGGAATATTTGCAGAGAATGAGGATTATCGTCCGTCTGATCATACCGGAATATTAAAAATTGGTCTATCACAGTCTGTTGCATGGCCGGGCCTGTATGCAGCAAGAAAAGATTATTTTAATGAGCAGCTTAAATATGCAGAGTTAAATACTGGACTTTTAAATGCGAGCATCAAAAGAGATGTGCGTACGGCATATTATAAACTTTGGTATTTGCAGGACAAACAATTATTATATAAACGTCTGGACAGCATTTATACATTACTATTAAAGACTACAGAGGTTCGTTTAAAAGCCGGTGATATTGCGGCACTTGATCGAATTGCTGCTGATGCTAAACTTCAGGAGCTCCAGGCTTTTTCAGATCAGAATAAAAAGGATATGGTTGTTCAGCAACAACAGTTAATGATGCTTTTAAATCAGAATGAATGGCTGCTTCCTGTAGAAGCTCCTTTAGGGAAAGCAGAGGTGGTTTTATCTGAAAACAATGGCACTCATCCGTTGCTGGTACTTCAGGAACAAAATGTAAAAATTGCCACGTCTAATGTTTCTGTTCAGAAAAACAGTAATATGCCGGAATTTTCAGGAAGAGTTTTCAGTCAGAGATTATGGGGAGCAAATGATCCTTATACCGGTTTCTCTGCAACGGCTTCCTTTCCATTATTTGGTGCCGGTTATGCTCGTAATAAAGTAAAAGCAGCTTCGGCAGAGAAAGAAGTGCAGGAGAAAAATCTGGCCTATCAGACTCAGCAGATGCAGACTCAAAAAGCGTCGTCTGTGGCAGAGATCGAAAAGAATCTTTCTTTGTTGAATTACTATGAAACTACCGGATTAAAACAAGCAGATGAAATTATGAAAGCATCTGCATTAAGTTATAGAGCCGGAGAAATTAGTTTTGCAGAATTAGGACAGTTTCTAAGTCAGGCAGTTGGTATACGACAAAATTATCTGGATATTCTAAACCAGTACAATCAATCGGCTGTTCAGTTCAATTACTTTAATAATAAATAA
- a CDS encoding polysaccharide deacetylase family protein has protein sequence MKSLSIKSIAGIIIVLTVTIILAVKIYPEEKKAEGKPLKKPYPPGVLFTFDDDYIDDWYNADKLLQPLGWKATFFVCWYGSLTKEQKLKLHYLQDRGHDIAGHGYNHLNALKYSKEFGLEKYINDDILPLKAAMAKDGFNIHSFAYPDGARDAELDNELLKHFDVIRGTTYEEIVPESQYCYYEGNRVVYGLGIDDDYKQFNIPYYKSLMDYAKAHDKIVIFYGHKTVANADEKLETPLSALEDLCKYAKNKGLKFYTIDDLAKL, from the coding sequence ATGAAGTCATTATCAATAAAAAGTATTGCAGGAATAATCATTGTTTTGACAGTTACCATAATATTAGCCGTTAAAATTTACCCGGAAGAGAAAAAAGCTGAAGGAAAGCCACTTAAAAAACCCTACCCGCCGGGTGTCTTGTTCACTTTTGATGACGACTATATAGACGATTGGTACAACGCCGATAAGCTATTACAGCCGTTAGGCTGGAAAGCAACATTTTTTGTTTGTTGGTATGGAAGTCTGACCAAAGAACAAAAACTGAAACTTCATTATTTACAAGACAGAGGCCATGATATTGCAGGTCATGGTTATAATCACCTTAATGCCCTAAAATATTCAAAAGAATTTGGATTGGAAAAATATATTAATGACGACATTTTACCTTTGAAAGCCGCCATGGCCAAAGATGGTTTCAATATACACTCTTTTGCTTACCCAGACGGAGCACGCGATGCCGAGCTGGATAACGAATTGCTTAAACATTTTGATGTTATAAGAGGTACAACCTATGAAGAAATTGTACCGGAATCCCAATATTGTTATTACGAAGGCAACAGAGTAGTTTACGGACTCGGAATAGATGATGACTACAAACAATTTAATATTCCATACTATAAAAGTCTAATGGATTACGCGAAGGCTCATGATAAAATAGTGATTTTTTATGGGCATAAAACAGTTGCTAATGCCGATGAAAAATTAGAGACTCCCCTTTCTGCATTAGAGGATCTTTGTAAATATGCAAAAAATAAAGGTCTTAAATTTTATACTATTGATGATCTTGCTAAATTGTAA
- a CDS encoding class I SAM-dependent methyltransferase, translated as MTNTSELRSFIFRHLDGLAVAPVAIALKKKAVLEFILNKKQIQLTELVSVFKANEGYLNVGLRILASQGFLDYDVDNSKQEITITVNEKTKTAFSLFYLYEDVVDLLQFSTQFHPRIFDDAPFEKLNAIFEKYKKNYGIESSDDVLTNDIQNQILKHIEGYLIGPTIVRLAMNGMFHKYFMETSFRPEEFHKSPENFKKILDFFVHLGWFLEKNGNYQFTETGLFYAKRASAYGVTVSYLPTFAKIEDLIFGDAAVLRMIADGENEIHVDREMNVWGSGGAHDTYFKVIDEIILKLFNLPIEEQPKGILDMGCGNGAFLQHIFEVIDRQTLRGKILDEYPLFLVGVDYNQAALKVTRANLIKADIWAKVIWGDIGRPDMLSDDLKENYNIDLKDLLNVRTFLDHNRIWQDPEQINKERISTSTGAFAYRGKRISNNLVEDNLLEHLQKWSPYVRKFGLLLIELHTIDPKLTANNLGKTPATAYDATHGFSDQYIVEINVFNKIASEAGLFPDKTVFKRFPDADTATVSINLLKGN; from the coding sequence ATGACCAATACATCAGAACTTCGAAGCTTCATTTTCAGACACCTTGATGGTTTGGCAGTTGCTCCTGTAGCAATTGCACTTAAAAAAAAGGCAGTTCTGGAATTTATCCTGAACAAAAAGCAAATACAGTTAACAGAACTTGTAAGTGTTTTTAAAGCAAACGAAGGCTATCTTAATGTTGGCCTGAGGATTTTAGCCTCTCAGGGTTTTTTAGATTATGATGTCGATAACAGTAAGCAGGAAATTACGATTACTGTAAATGAAAAGACAAAAACCGCCTTTTCGCTGTTTTATCTCTATGAAGATGTGGTTGATTTACTACAATTTTCGACCCAGTTTCATCCCCGCATTTTTGATGATGCCCCATTTGAAAAGCTCAACGCTATATTTGAAAAATATAAAAAAAACTATGGCATTGAATCTTCTGATGATGTTCTGACAAACGATATTCAGAATCAAATTTTAAAACATATAGAAGGTTATTTGATTGGTCCAACAATTGTACGTCTGGCCATGAATGGAATGTTTCATAAATATTTTATGGAAACTTCTTTCAGGCCGGAAGAGTTTCATAAATCTCCCGAAAATTTCAAAAAAATACTAGACTTTTTTGTCCATCTTGGATGGTTTCTGGAAAAAAATGGTAATTATCAATTTACAGAAACAGGTTTGTTTTATGCCAAAAGAGCCAGCGCTTATGGTGTTACAGTTTCTTATTTACCCACTTTTGCCAAAATAGAAGATCTGATTTTTGGCGATGCGGCAGTACTAAGAATGATTGCTGATGGCGAAAACGAAATACATGTTGATCGCGAAATGAATGTATGGGGAAGCGGTGGTGCTCACGATACTTATTTTAAAGTGATAGACGAGATTATCCTGAAGCTTTTTAACTTACCAATTGAAGAACAGCCAAAAGGAATCCTGGATATGGGTTGTGGTAATGGAGCTTTTCTGCAACATATTTTTGAAGTAATCGACAGACAAACTTTAAGAGGAAAAATACTTGATGAGTATCCGTTGTTTTTGGTTGGTGTTGATTACAATCAGGCTGCGCTTAAGGTAACCAGAGCCAATCTGATAAAAGCCGACATTTGGGCAAAAGTAATCTGGGGTGATATTGGACGTCCGGATATGCTTTCAGATGACCTGAAAGAAAATTACAATATTGATTTGAAAGACTTGCTAAACGTAAGAACATTTTTGGATCATAATCGAATCTGGCAAGACCCGGAACAAATCAACAAAGAAAGAATTAGCACATCTACCGGAGCATTTGCCTACAGAGGAAAAAGAATCAGCAACAATCTTGTTGAGGATAATCTTCTGGAACATTTACAAAAATGGTCGCCATATGTGCGCAAATTTGGTTTGCTTTTGATTGAGTTACATACTATCGATCCAAAACTTACTGCAAATAATTTAGGAAAAACACCCGCAACAGCTTATGATGCCACACATGGTTTTTCTGATCAGTATATTGTTGAGATAAACGTTTTTAATAAGATTGCATCAGAAGCCGGATTATTTCCCGATAAAACCGTTTTTAAAAGATTTCCGGATGCCGATACAGCTACTGTCAGCATTAATTTACTGAAAGGAAACTGA